AAAATTAGAGCGGGTCTCTTGTATGCTGAGTGTTCAGAGATTAGTGGGCTCCCCTTTATTTGTTCAGCCTCTATCTCCTCTCAGGGAAGGTAAGATGGTGGTGAGGCTTCTGGCGGGAAAAAACTTGCCCCTGTGGTGAAGaaagggggggagtggggggagaagaTGGCGAGGAGGCAGGGGCTGCTTGTGTTATCATCTTTAGCTTTTCGTCCCAGAAAGAAGCTGCCTCGAATCTGATAGGGCACCTCACTCTTCTTGTTGGTTGCCCTGCTTTGGGCCGTCTCCCTCCTCCACTTCCCCGCTCACCCGTCCGGACGTCTCCCTTAGCTGCTCCGGTGGAATCGGGTGCCCGCTGAGTTGGTAAGTACAGCCTGTCCCGCTCTCCCTTACCCTCGCTCACCTCGGGGAATGGAATCGTTGCCCTGCTTTGTCTCTAGTAGGTTTCCTCTGGGCACTGCACTCCTATGAACGACGCGCTCCTTCTCGGCACCCAGAATGGCCGCAGCTTGTCTCCGGTGCACGGTCCCGATGTTCGGGTGCAGATCGGTCCGGTGTCGAGTCTTTCCCAGGGTTATCCCAGCCTGCAGGGATATCAGCTGTAGCTCGCAGGTGTCGCTGATAGTCCTAAAGGTGTCGGGGAAGGTCCATAATATCCCCTCTTGCTCAGGATCTCCGGAGCCGTGCCACTGTCCGTTCCACAGGTTAGCCCCCCCCCCGAGTTGTACCTGTctatccccaaaacactgacagacttgggtagggtgcagagtgcagatggtttaccccttgcgttgtcgatgaggtatccggcacccaaacagaatgagtagtgtgtggacacatggagtccacattgctatgtcactcgcagcaccttgggccacacaaggtgtttgctgagatagaggctgacccagggcccgctcacatacttcccacaccgagtattgctgcattgtggagatgtgtagaagtgctgggctggagcGGactccactttatgcccacgggGTTTATGACcacctgacggaggtggcaaaggattggaatgaagatggaatgtcaatatattatcaattctcaacagcattgtgggctatcgcccacactttcaaagagggtcgctgcctggccctgccaaccctctgcagagtgtgcctccggttcctcctcatggcagacgcacttataaatagacacagggttgtgcggggggggggggggggaagcagcatgtaacccaggagaagaggcagcggtgtgtcccgcaggcagtgattgtccttggttgcaggtagtgtggtgcttagctaaggcgtgccttgctaatgagggtttgtccaaagtaaaaattgttagggggggggcccactcttgccgctattgtggcttaatagtgggacctgggagcctgatatgcagccctgcatgttgccccttgcctgccctatctgtatctgtgtcgtttccatcagtttcgtaggttttgaagatttgcacaaatgaaaaccttagcggagcatgggtcatatataaaaatgctcgagtcgcccattgacttcaatggggtttgttactcgaaacgaactctcgagcatcgcagaaagctcaactcgagcaacgagcacccgagcattttggtgctcactcatctctaatgacgatCAATCAGCTGGTGGTAATtagtttttaattattacatGCATATAAACTTTGAGTGTGGATAGTttgagcttgagaaagaccctatCTGGATATAAACGTCGCCGTTACTACCTGGTTTTGCAGTCCATGTTGTTTTTGTTACTGGAACCATAATGGAATATAGTTCCTTTTTATTCATCTTGctgccgtggatgctgcctctcTATGTATGGACTTCTCTATGTGGGAGAGTTTGTAAGGAAACACATATCATCCCAGCACCATTGGTCACATAGGAATTTATATAGACGCTACATTCACAGGTCTTCTTACATTTTACTCTGTACCTTAATACTAATGACTGGAATCCTACATTTACCGGCCAAGACTCTGATCTATTGACTATTTAGTGTGAGTCACGAAGAAGGGAGAATTAttaccaaaacatttttttaagcggACAGTAACCGCCTGTTACACTACAAAAGGGTCCATatccaaaaatgaaaaattcccaTCCCCTCTGTGCAATCCTATCGCTTAAGATGCAATTGCACAAAAGACGAGGATTTCCACAATCAAATTCCCATCATCCTAGGAATAAATGGAGCCGATGAAGTTTCCTGACAGCGGAACAAGTGAGGCCGGGTGAGCCGTCATTCTTTATGCTTGTGGGGAAAACATTGAATTTatggtttttgattttttactttctttcacgttttacagagaggtttttgtgaaaaaaaaactgaatttccacacttggtgcattattactttgtcATGCTGGTGCAATTTATATAGAATGTTATCCTTTATCGCAGATTCTGATTGCAGCGATACAATAAATAGTAACaaaacatagaaacatagtaaaTCCAcggagttcagcctattaccccaatattgatctacaggaaggcaaatatacccaatgaggtaaaagccatttttccttattttaaatggaaaaaaaaaattcagactcTGAGTCTGGCAGCTAGATCAGCGATCCCGGGATGACGACCCCTCTGAAGCAAACTAGTGACTATAACCGGTAATCTTGTTGCACTCAAGAATggtatccaggcccctcttgtactcttctagtgagcagcatcacatcatcaggcagagagttccatcgtctcactgctcttacagtaaagaacccattcTATGTTgcttagaaaccttcttttctctagatttagagggcgctcccttgttacagtcacagtcctggtaaCAGACAAAATATTCTAACCTGTCAGGGTATAAGTGAGATGTATAAATGTAATTCACAGTCGGGATGCTGCTTGCATTTCAGATTTCCtgctttattaataaaatgtgcaTTTCACAAATATGGAGAACGCGTTTCAGTTTTTataaaaccttgttcacctctacaTAATAAGCTAACAGACTCCCTTAAAAACTAAACCTTTAATTCATTCAAAACATTTGTGAATTTAACCCCTCGTTAGTGTGCAACATTGACTGCCTTTCACTCGTTGCTTCCCGTTAGCTCCGACGTTCAGGGCATCACatagccgcatggtgtggtatgctagatTCATTGATGACAGTCATCATTTGGGATAGGGCAGAACCTCCAGCTAATGAAGGCAGCTGAATTATCTGATAATGTGTATTCATGTATTTATATCAAATATCAATATGTGATTCTTATTGTAAAATAACAGAACTCTAATCTATCTGCATGTAAAGCCAATAGATGATGCAGAATGAATAGCGGTAATATGAAGATCGTCACCTACAATGGCCCATAATAATAGTACATAAACAGGTGTTTAATCCATTGGAAATAGAATGGATACCCAATGATATTTACATTAGATTCTCATATATAGGTAATTGAAATCTATAAGACCGGTTACAACACAAGCAGCGGCAGGATTTTACCAACTGCTATTAGAAGAATAAAATCCAGAAACAGATTATGCCAACAAGTTACTCAGAAATGTAATCAATTAATTTCCAAACGAAATCAATGTTATTCTAACAATTTTATTAAATTATGTATAATTAATTCATTTGTGTATGTATATGAATTTACTTGATATCTAATAGTACCATGTGATGCCATGAACGTCGGAGCTAACGGGGACCAACGAGTGAAAGGCAGTCAATGTTGCACACTAACGAGGGGTTAAACTCACATTTGTTCTTAATTACATTTGTACAAGAAAGCCAAAGAAAACGGTGGCTAATTAAGTCTTGCAAGATacgcctgcagagaggaacagggaGCAGAAGCCGGCCAAGGTGGGATTGATATCTCTATTTGAGCTCTATAACAGATATGCAATCTATTACGCCCTGCTTCTAGCTGACTTGGAGGGCTTTGCCAGGCCTGCGGCTGCCGCTGGTGCTCATCAGCTCCTTATAATCACCTAATGGAATCCTGATGGACTGCTAGCCGCTCCCTGACTATTGAGGTGCCTCAGCATCTAGGGGAGTGTGTGGCAAGGACTGAGATTAGTGAATTAGGTATAGCCCTTTGTGCTGAACCCATTAAACTCCCCACCTACACCCTTCCAACTCAGGTAAGTTGTTAATCGGAGCTTGTCAGGTGATCCAAGAGGCTTATACATAAGTGGTAACTTGGAAGATCCGGTCCGGcacaatagtccatatcagggAGCGAACATTTACATTCAATCACCACAGAAAGTGAAAATATAAATCTGAGATCGGGCAGATATTGTCAGAACAAATACAGAAGATCAGACTTAGAATTCACGGCTAACGGAACCCGGGCACACAACTCCATAATCCAGGGAACTCATGTACCAATAGTTTCCTGTACCAATCCCCTCCCCGGGAAGGAAATGGCTATAATGTACAAAGAACCCATATTGCCTGAATGACATCACAACATTTCATCCAAAACCATTCAATATGTCTTCTAAGGGTTAATCCTCCCTCTCAGTGAGGTGATGGCACAGAAAACCTTTCCTACGTGAGTCTTACTGGATTACGGAGATGTGCGCCCGGGTTCTGTTAGGCTTGAAGTCTAAGTAAGATCTTATGTATTCCTGTTGGCAGTATCTACCTGATCTGTAAATGTTTGCACCCTGATATGGGCTATTATGTCGCACCAGATTTCCCAAGTTGTCACTTATGTATAAAACTCTTGGCTCTCCTGAAATCTGGTGTGTTCAGAGCTCATCTGAGTGTGAAACATGTAGGGGGTTTGTTTTATCGGGCTGTGCGCCCCAAGTTGTATAGTCCTGTATAAGTAAAGTCTGATatgttacactgaagttgtagaacctttcccatgtgatcacagcCGTATATTACTGTGTAcgactcttcctagtatatgaccctatagtgatgagatggaggGGTGACGCCCTTGCTGGGCTCAGTGCTGGAATACGCTTGTTACCATTATCATTTATGAAAGGGTCATTCTCAAAACCAAAAAATATCCTAACAAACTCCACAAAGTCCGGGATCCGCAGTGATTCTCCCCTCACTACTTATACACATAATGGGTACCAGCTCTCCCTCATCTCTATCAGTTCTGAGGAAACATcatctaaaggaagaagaaagatcggcccaaatacaaacatgtaagttaTACAAGTAAACTTTTATAAACAGTTAGAAGCAAGTTTAGAGacgcagttatatgtatcagtgtgaTACACGGCTGATATAAAGGTGAGCTATCTGGATTATATTCCGGATAACGGATGTTTATtggtaattacatacatttcttattcatCATGGTTAGAAAAAACAGGTTTAAAAAAtagcttctcttctgtgtgaacTTTTTGATGTTGCAGTAAATTTGATttgcgagtaaaacatttcccacattctgaacatgaaaatgacttctctcctatgtgagtgtcctgatgtttaacaaggtctgatttctgtgtaaaacatttcccacaatctgtacatgaatatggcttctctcctgtgtgaatcctcATATGTTTTACAAGGCGAAatttaaaagcaaaacatttcccacaatctgtacatgaatatggcttctctcctgtgtgaatcctcATATGTTTTACAAGGCGAAatttaaaagcaaaacatttcccacaatctgtacatacaaacggcttctctcctgtgtgatttctcatatgtgtaacaagatgtgatttccctgtaaaacatttcccacattctgaacatacaaatggcttctctcctgtgtgaattctctgatgtttaacgaggtctgatttctgtgtaaaacatttcccacattctgaacatacaaacggcttctctcctgtgtgacttctctgatgtttaacaagctctgatttctgtgtaaaacatttcccacattctgaacatacaaacggcttctctcctgtgtgatttctctgatgtgcgACAAGGCCTGTTttatgagtaaaacatttcccacattctgcacatacaaatggcttctcacctgtgtgaattctctgatgtgcgacAAGGCGAGATTTATtagtaaaacctttcccacattctgcacatacaaatggcttctcacctgtgtgaatcctcATATGTTTTACAAGGCCTGTTTtataagtaaaacatttcccacattctgaacatacaaacggcttctctcctgtgtgaattctcatatGTTTTATGAGGCCTGCTTTATGAgttaaacatttcccacattctgaacatacaaacggcttctctcctgtgtgaattctcatatGTGTAACAAGGCCTGTTTtattagtaaaacatttcccacattctgaacagacaaatggcttctcgcctgtgtgaattctctgatgtgcgacAAGGCGAGATTtattagtaaaacatttcccacattctgaacatacaaatggcttctctcctgtgtgaattctctgatgtgcgacAAGGCCCGTTTtattagtaaaacatttcccacattctgaacagacaaatggcttctctcctgtgtgaattttctgatgtgcgacaaggcgaaatttaaaagcaaaacattttccacattctgaacatgaaaatgtcttctttcctgtgtgaattctcatatGTTTTCTGAGGCCTCTTTTATGAgttaaacatttcccacattctgaacatagaaatggcttctcccctgtgtgaattctctgatgtgtaacaagatgtgatttggttGTAAAACATTTCGcacactctgaacatgaatatggcttctcctttCTGTCAGCTCTTTGAGGTTTTCTCCTTCTGTGAAATTTAGCAGTCTGTGATggatcagaagatgggacctgtatgAGAGGCTCAGATGATGGGTCTttactgtgaagggctgaggagatatctgggataatggcaggttcttcatatgtagcATGTAtgataccacaatcctctgctttacaatctgcagatatcagatgtccctctgagctcccggtaccgtcatctgccaagaataaagttaATTTCTTTTTCATATTATAGATCTTAAAAATAATCCTGACAGAGTGAGTGAGGATCATTCACTTATAGAAGGCGCTTGGTTTGCAGCTCACATAACCACCAAGTGATTGTCtgcagaaaacatcaccaaaaactacAGCTGTGAATCGGGACTTACAAGTAACTAATTCTGGTTTTCATCAATAACATGGGGGTCCTGGGG
This region of Eleutherodactylus coqui strain aEleCoq1 chromosome 5, aEleCoq1.hap1, whole genome shotgun sequence genomic DNA includes:
- the LOC136627325 gene encoding zinc finger protein 665-like isoform X5, whose product is MEEWEYLEGHKDLYKEAMMETRQPLPSPVPSSKRSPPERCPRPLLPQDHQLLYQDEDLTNITTTETNVRGDQRCKEGIPTGNRPDDGTGSSEGHLISADCKAEDCGIIHATYEEPAIIPDISSALHSKDPSSEPLIQVPSSDPSQTAKFHRRRKPQRADRKEKPYSCSECAKCFTTKSHLVTHQRIHTGEKPFLCSECGKCLTHKRGLRKHMRIHTGKKTFSCSECGKCFAFKFRLVAHQKIHTGEKPFVCSECGKCFTNKTGLVAHQRIHTGEKPFVCSECGKCFTNKSRLVAHQRIHTGEKPFVCSECGKCFTNKTGLVTHMRIHTGEKPFVCSECGKCLTHKAGLIKHMRIHTGEKPFVCSECGKCFTYKTGLVKHMRIHTGEKPFVCAECGKGFTNKSRLVAHQRIHTGEKPFVCAECGKCFTHKTGLVAHQRNHTGEKPFVCSECGKCFTQKSELVKHQRSHTGEKPFVCSECGKCFTQKSDLVKHQRIHTGEKPFVCSECGKCFTGKSHLVTHMRNHTGEKPFVCTDCGKCFAFKFRLVKHMRIHTGEKPYSCTDCGKCFAFKFRLVKHMRIHTGEKPYSCTDCGKCFTQKSDLVKHQDTHIGEKSFSCSECGKCFTRKSNLLQHQKVHTEEKLFFKPVFSNHDE
- the LOC136627325 gene encoding zinc finger protein 432-like isoform X1, which gives rise to MEKDRNKMAESVFNLTLEILLQLTGEDYSVMRKTSSKDCRAPVCVEWGRPVSPIMGPSPHPLIHEDINVQKILELTNKMIELLTGEVPIRCEDVAVYFSMEEWEYLEGHKDLYKEAMMETRQPLPSPGPYRTDSSKMEKDRNKMAESVFNLTLEILLQLTGEDYTVVRKTSSDDCRAPVCDGLGRPLSPIMGPPLRPLIHEDINVGKILELTNKMIELLTGEVPIRCQDVAVYFSMEEWEYLEGHKDLYKEAMMETRQPLPSPGPYRTDSSKMEKDRNKMAESVFNLTLEILLQLTGEDYTVVKKTSSDDCRAPVCDGWGRPLSPIMGPPLRHLIHKNINVGKILELTNKKIELLTGEVPIRCQDVAVYFSMEEWEYLEGHKDLYKEAMMETRQPLPSAVPSSKRSPPERCPRPLLPQDHQLLYQDEDLTNITTTETNVRGDQRCKEGIPTGNRPDDGTGSSEGHLISADCKAEDCGIIHATYEEPAIIPDISSALHSKDPSSEPLIQVPSSDPSQTAKFHRRRKPQRADRKEKPYSCSECAKCFTTKSHLVTHQRIHTGEKPFLCSECGKCLTHKRGLRKHMRIHTGKKTFSCSECGKCFAFKFRLVAHQKIHTGEKPFVCSECGKCFTNKTGLVAHQRIHTGEKPFVCSECGKCFTNKSRLVAHQRIHTGEKPFVCSECGKCFTNKTGLVTHMRIHTGEKPFVCSECGKCLTHKAGLIKHMRIHTGEKPFVCSECGKCFTYKTGLVKHMRIHTGEKPFVCAECGKGFTNKSRLVAHQRIHTGEKPFVCAECGKCFTHKTGLVAHQRNHTGEKPFVCSECGKCFTQKSELVKHQRSHTGEKPFVCSECGKCFTQKSDLVKHQRIHTGEKPFVCSECGKCFTGKSHLVTHMRNHTGEKPFVCTDCGKCFAFKFRLVKHMRIHTGEKPYSCTDCGKCFAFKFRLVKHMRIHTGEKPYSCTDCGKCFTQKSDLVKHQDTHIGEKSFSCSECGKCFTRKSNLLQHQKVHTEEKLFFKPVFSNHDE